A portion of the Symphalangus syndactylus isolate Jambi chromosome 13, NHGRI_mSymSyn1-v2.1_pri, whole genome shotgun sequence genome contains these proteins:
- the LOC129460638 gene encoding oocyte-secreted protein 4B-like, whose product MKIRPFDNNTEIKTGDIHLGDNCPVTRLLPFNYEFSYPVTSCGIKKIMFQRNDVAILSEISYRPVLRTTYKFPVVCFVKRLKFPSVRHFGMSGFDVNTLKDITQNTEEQESSAPTQSKTCKPHFSSVN is encoded by the coding sequence ATGAAAATAAGGCCCTTTGATAACAACACAGAAATTAAAACTGGTGACATACACCTGGGAGATAACTGTCCTGTAACAAGACTGTTGCCATTTAACTATGAGTTTTCTTATCCTGTCACTTCTTGTGGGATCAAGAAAATTATGTTCCAAAGAAATGATGTTGCTATATTATCAGAGATCAGTTACAGACCAGTGCTGCGTACTACCTATAAATTTCCAGTGGTTTGCTTTGTAAAGAGGCTTAAATTCCCATCTGTGAGGCATTTTGGAATGAGTGGATTTGATGTCAACACATTGAAAGATATCACTCAAAACACAGAAGAACAAGAGTCATCAGCTCCCACACAAAGTAAAACATGTAAACCTCATTTTAGCAGTGTTAATTAG
- the SNRPF gene encoding small nuclear ribonucleoprotein F encodes MSLPLNPKPFLNGLTGKPVMVKLKWGMEYKGYLVSVDGYMNMQLANTEEYIDGALSGHLGEVLIRCNNVLYIRGVEEEEEDGEMRE; translated from the exons ATG AGTTTACCCCTCAATCCCAAACCTTTCCTCAATGGACTAACAGGAAAGCCAGTGATGGTGAAACTTAAGTGGGGAATGGAGTACAAGGGCTATCTGGTATCTGTAGATGGCTACATGAACATGCAG cTTGCAAATACAGAAGAATACATAGATGGAGCTTTGTCTGGACATCTGGGTGAAGTTTTAATAAG GTGTAATAATGTCCTTTATATCAGAGGtgtggaagaagaggaagaagatgggGAAATGAGAGAATAG